The Dreissena polymorpha isolate Duluth1 chromosome 2, UMN_Dpol_1.0, whole genome shotgun sequence nucleotide sequence TTAGAATCGTACATCtattaaaaaaatagttggaAGATGTAAAGTTATAAGAATACAACACAATTTCGTCCATGTGTAAAAGATAATAAATGATAAAGGCAGCATGCATCAAtagaatttaaacaaatttggtgtAAACATGTTTCATCCACGTAAAACAATAGATCTATTGCTTTCAGCATATGATGCCATTAAGATGTAATGAGTGTCTTGTATTAGCAATATAATTCTCAGCTTAATTTTTTTACATCTGCATGTAAAATGTTCAGACAGCCGTCTATTTGTGTactgaaataaaagaaatacatatttTAGGCGTCACTAATCGTTGAAGTAATATAATTGGTTATTAATAAATGTGCGCATAAATAGCACGCTcattttaatacatgaacatatcAATTCTAATCAAAGCatctatacatacatatgtaACAATTTTGATCGtcttaattggttttatttgatgttttacgCACAacattataaatttaaacataggTAACATATAAACCGATTTGTACGAATAACATTTAATTTCTATCGTATTTGTTCGATATACATGAGCTTGATACTCGAGAAAAATACTGTTTTAGAGATCGTATGTTAAATTGTTAATGCTATTTGATACCTGAATTTTGTGGAGAGCGACGTCCCCTCCTTCTAGTACTAGTATGGTGGAAGTATCGACGATTACCCCTATAATGAAACGAGCAACAATGAAATCGCTTCAACAAATGTATATGATAAGCAAAGGACAACTGATTGTGCCTTTCCGTACCCAGTGCATCGCAGTCTGGTTTGGTAAAACTGTCATGGttgatgttaaaactgttaatgGTGAGACACACTCAGACCTTCAATATTCTATTGCTATTTTGTTCGGAAACATTaacatttaacacaattaatgttttattttaaatgaacccCAAATATTATATAAAGTTACGCTAAACGTTCGTCCGTCATATTTAATTTAgtaatacattatataaataatcATACATTAACTATTGATTCGAAAAAGACTTGAATATTAAAAAGAGATATTTAAAAGTAAGTAGGAAACTTAGGAAGACCTAATGGCAAAGCGTTTGCCTTAAATGTTCAGCTTTACAAATTACATTGAAAAGATTTgaattgaaaatatatgttttaatgatgCAATGATTTGTAGCTCTAGTGTGTTGCTACCAATCATGTGTTCCATTAAAAACAACATCCGCTATGCATGTACATGGAACATTTGAGATAAATATATGCGTTCAACATACCTTTCTTTATGACGGCCGTTTCCTAAAATGATAATAGTATAAGTATGAATTAGCATATTTCATGTATACGTGAAATTTGGAAAACTACCTAGTTCCGAAATGTATCATCATAATACTTTGTGGATATCAGGCTGTTGgtaatgtactttttatttaatagACACACATGTCGTTAAGTCACATTCAAAATCTAAAATGATGAAACACATGCTTTGCCGGTTGCTGATGCCCTAGGGCCGGTAGGATTTTTCATGAAAAGTACCAACTTCCAATACAAAAAATCTCCTAAATGACCCAATGCACAAGCCCTTAAGTGGGTGTaataattttccttttttattattaCACCATTTATCCCCCTCCCTAGTAGGAATTGTTTTTATGACAATTAGAAACACATCAACGTCACATGCAACAATTAGTAGTACTACTTTCTTAAAAGAAACATGATAGTTTTACATGGTTTAAAACACATACTATATAGTAAACAGTTTATATGTGTTCCTTTGCGACACGTGGACTGATTATTCAATTAATATGGTTATTTATTGGAATCATACCATTCATGCCAACCGCCGAGTCTATGAGCACCTCTTGGCAACTGGGAGATTCATCCAGTGGAATATCTAAACgatataaatttaattatatataactaattatataatgttatattatatttaaagtacCGCATTTTAATGACACTTAGGAATAAACGAAAATAGTGAGTAATAATACGTGTTGGTTAAGTAGATTATTAGTTTGAATTCAAACAGCAACacagaacatatatgttttctaGTGGATCCAAATATTCGATaatatactaaaacaaaaacaaaatcatttttatttttcgttCGCAacgtttgtttaaatttaaaaagtgCTGCATATTTTCTGGGGATGAATGACGTCACGACTCGACACTAATTTCGCTATTTGATGTTATATAAGTGATGCATCTTGCGATCCATTTCATTTACATTTGAGAACGGGAAACTAAATGCCATTGATCTATTAACGGAAACATTCAAACACACACAAGTTTTCTTGTTAAACatcttattttaaatattgtgaaTGACGAATTTTTTCTTATTCccaacatataaaaaaaaacaatcacataacaatatattcacattttaaattttacaattCACACTGCCATAAAATGAAGTTCACGTACGAATAACGTTagagggacttgttcacatattttcgtacttttttgaaaatgtcattgtatgaatttaataacaaaactgTAATTTTAAATAGTTGTGATAAATTATTAAGAAGAAAAAGTCAGATACCTCTGGAAGCAAACGCTAAGGGGATAGAACTACAACAAGCACCACTATATATCGATAATACagtaaataatcaattaaaatattaaataagctGTATTATTTGTTCCTATTTTGATTGGTGATTATATATAAAcgataatatattgtttaatcagTTTCTTAGTcagatgttttattttaattgttggaACCTTATTTTTGCGTAcctgttttaataaaaaacaagagttccgcggtggGAGACATATgtccccccaaacagggctttggaCTAGTGACCCAatttttaataggggtcatctactgtccaaggccaatgcgcatgtgaagtatcaagcctatcggtcaatttgttaacgagtaattgatcggaaacaatgttcgcacttattgtgacagttGACTTGCCCTTTTACCTAATGattccaatttcaataggagtcgtctactgtccaatgccaatgaaCTTTTGATTTATCAAGCATATTGGTCAATGCGTTggtgagttattgatcggaaacaattttcacaattattgtgacaatgaccttgaccttttacctagtgactttaatttcaatagcggtcatctactgtccactgaacatgggaagtatcaagccaatcggtcgatttgtTGACGAggtattgatcggaaatgatttcacacttattttgacggtaaccttgacctttgacctagtgacccatatttcaatagggtcatctactgtccagggCCAATGCATATGTTAgttatcaagcaaatcggtcattTCGTTGATGAATTATTAAtcgaaaacaattttcacacttattgagacagtgactttgacctttgaccttaattTCAATATTCATCAACTGTCCTAGGCCAATGTgtagtatcaagtcaatcggtcaatttgttgacgagttattgatcggaaacgaactggtctaccgacagacagaccgaccgacatttAGCATAGCAAGTATTTTACAATAGTCTGATTGTTGTATAGGAAAATAAGAATGCGTCATGTGTTGTGTGTTCTGTTTAGTACACTGTAGAACgattttgtattattatgttatttgaaAGCATATGCACTTCATTCGAAATGTTAAAGCTTCTGTTTCGAACTATTGAGCATCAATTAATATGCATGTATTGCACACACCTGTTTCCTTCTGGGAAGTACTCTTCCACATAAGCGTTCTTTTCAGCTTTGGAATAATACACAGCATCACTGGAACACAACACAAATAACAAGATAAAAAAGATTCACacaaaaacatcatttaaataaacataaaagatATATTTTAGAAATCaggcttattaaaaaaatatggccGGCCATGGATGTTGAAGTTTAGAAATGTATTTATTGTACGTACCTCCTCCCAGAAACATTGCCGTGATGATCACGCAACATACTATAAGGGCTAAAAAATACGAAACCGTACATCAAATTAAATACACATTATACCAATTAAGTAAAATATCTACATATAACCAGTTGTTGTTGTAAATGATTAAAAGATTCATTTAAATGGACGTcgttgcattcaaaatatttaatcACATACAATACACATGCGTTTTGACGAAAAGTTTACCATTTTTATATAGAATGCAATCCTTG carries:
- the LOC127870491 gene encoding uncharacterized protein LOC127870491 isoform X2, with the protein product MFAAPTCVILNDTYKDNFRTLFTGRGGILIIKELNEYTYGNYSCYEMYNSSNGAVSTIEESSLDVKYCKDCILYKNALIVCCVIITAMFLGGVMLCIIPKLKRTLMWKSTSQKETDIPLDESPSCQEVLIDSAVGMNGNGRHKERGNRRYFHHTSTRRRGRRSPQNSVHK
- the LOC127870491 gene encoding uncharacterized protein LOC127870491 isoform X3, whose protein sequence is MLLTICMFMMTLNVAIGKYKALIVCCVIITAMFLGGVMLCIIPKLKRTLMWKSTSQKETDIPLDESPSCQEVLIDSAVGMNGNGRHKERGNRRYFHHTSTRRRGRRSPQNSVHK